The nucleotide window GTTTTCCAGTAAAGTACCCAGTTTTTCTAACAGCACATTCAGGATATCCTGCTCGTTCTTTTCATGAACGCGATCTAATTTTTCAATTGCTGCTTTTTCACGAACCTTGGCATTTTTATCTTTCTTGGCACGCTGGAATAGCTTCTTACCAATCACCACACCTTCTACACCGTTCGGCGCTTTCAAAGAAGCATCTTTTGCATCACCTGCTTTATCACCAAAAATCGCACGTAATAACTTCTCTTCAGGAGTCGGATCGCTTTCACCTTTTGGAGTGATCTTACCAATAAGGATATCACCTTCCTTGATCTGCGCACCTATGCGGATAATACCGTTCTCATCCAGGTCTTTAGTAGCTTCTTCAGATACGTTGGGGATATCAGCTGTTAATTCTTCTTCACCTAATTTAGTATCACGCACTTCCAGCTCGTATTCCGAAATGTGGATAGAAGTAAACATATCTTCTTTCACCACACGTTCACTGATCACGATTGCATCCTCGAAGTTGTAACCTTTCCATGGCATGAAGGCCACTTTCAGGTTTTTACCTAATGCAAGCTCACCGTTTTGAGTAGCATAACCCTGGGTAAGGAAGTCTCCATTTTTTACCTTCTGACCTTTTTTTACAGTAGGCATCAGGTTAATACAAGACTCCTGGTTGGTTTTTATAAATTTGGTCAGCTTGTATATTTTCAGATCTTCTTCAAAGCTTACCAGTTTTGCATTCACATCTCTGTCGTAACGCACGTGAATTTCAGTTGCGTCTACAAACTCAACCACACCATCGCCTTCAGCGTGGATCTGGATCCTGGAATCGCGTGCTGCTTTTCCTTCCAGACCTGTACCCACGATAGGTGCATCAGGACGCAATAGAGGAACCGCCTGACGTTGCATGTTTGATCCCATCAATGCACGGTTGGCATCATCATGCTCCAGGAACGGAATCAAAGAAGCGCTCAATCCCACGATCTGGTTAGGAGCTACGTCCATGTATTCTACTTCAGATTTATCCAAAATGGGGAAGTCTCCTGTTTCACGGCTTTCAATTTTCTCTTCAACAAAATTACCATCAGCATCTAACGCAGTATTTGCCTGGGCAATTTTTGCTGTATCTTCTTCTTCTGCGCTTAAGAATTTAAGTTTCTTCACATCCACTTTACCGTTTACCACTTTATGATAAGGGGTTTCGATAAAGCCCATTTCATTAATAGTAGCATGTACGCAAAGTGTAGAGATCAGACCGATATTCGGTCCCTCCGGGGTTTCAATAGTACATAAACGGCCGTAGTGCGAATAATGCACGTCACGAACCTCAAATCCGGCTCTCTCACGACTCAAACCGCCTGGCCCGAGCGCTGAAATACGGCGTTTGTGTGTAATTTCCGACAGCGGGTTGGTTTGATCCAGGAACTGGGATAACTGAGACGTACCAAAGAAAGAGTTGATCACAGAAGAAAGGGTTCTTGCATTGATCAGATCCACCGGCGTAAATACCTCGTTATCACGAACGTTCATTCTTTCACGGATGGTACGAGCCATACGTGCCAGACCCACACCAAACTGGGCATATAACTGCTCACCCACCGTACGTACCCGACGGTTGCTCAGGTGATCGATATCATCGATCTCTGCTTTACCATTGGTTAAACGTACCAGGTATTTGATGATCTCGATAATATCGAGCTTAGTTAAAGTTTTCTGGTCCAGGGGAGCGTCTATATTCAATTTACGATTGATTTTGTAACGTCCCACTTCACCCAGATCATAACGCTTATCGCTAAAGAATAATTTATCGATAATACCACGGGCAGTTTCATTATCAGGAGCATCAGCACCGCGCAACTGACGGTAAATGAACTGAACCGCTTCCAACTCACTGTTCGAAGTATCTTTATTTAAAGTGTTGTAAATAATTGCATAATCACCTCCTACATCTTCTCTCTGGATAAATACGGTATCGATCGCCATATCAACGATCGTTTCGATCGCCTCTTCATCCAGAACCGTATCACGCTCCATTACAATTTCATTACGCTCAATCGATACTACTTCACCTGTATCTTCATCCACAAAATCTTCTACCCATGTGCGCAACACGCGTGCCGCCAATCTTTTACCAAGATGGGCTTCCAACGCTTTTTGGTCCCCGGCTACTTCATCAGCCATGCCAAATAATTCCAGGATATCCTTATCTGTTTCATAACCGATAGAACGCAATAAGGTAGTAACCGGGAATTTCTTCTTGCGGTCGATATACGCATACATTACGTTGTTGATATCGGTAGCGAACTCCATCCATGCTCCTTTAAAAGGAATAACACGTGCAGAGTAGATTTTTGTACCATTCGGGTGAACAGACTGACCAAAGAATACACCAGGAGAACGATGTAACTGGGAAACAACCACACGCTCTGCACCATTGATAACAAAAGTACCACGCGGAGTCATGTAAGGGATATTACCCAAAAACACATCCTGAACGATCGTCTGGAAATCAACGTGCTCTTCGTCGTTACAGCTTAGGCGAAGTTTCGCTTTCAGCGGAACGGCATAAGTTAAGCCCCGCTCCATACACTCGTCGATCGAATAACGGGGAGGATCAATAAAGTAGTCTAAAAATTCCAGTACAAAGATGTTTCTCGTATCAGTGATAGGGAAGTTATCTTTGAACACACGGAACAAGCCCTCAATGTTACGCTTGTCGGGTGTGGTTTCAAGCTGGAAAAACTCTTTAAATGATTGAATCTGAACTTCGAGTAAATCGGGCGTTTCAGCCAGATGCTTGATTTTCCCGAAATTCACTCTTGATTTTACGCTTGTAGCAGACATAAATAATACACCGGTTTTAATGATCGACCTATAGAAACGCCAAAAAGGACCACTTTTATCGCTAAAAGAAATCCTACTGAAATTCAATTACTTGAACACATTTCGTAAGTCAAAATTTTATTGGCCAAAATAAAAAGGACTGCAAAGTTAGGGGATAAAGTATAAAGAAAAAACTTATTAGCAATAATTTTGCCAAATTTTATTTTGATAGTGGTTTTTAGAAATCGTAAATTTAGGAAAATTGCTAGCTATGAGCCTGAAACACACGCTGAAAGAGTCTTTGACTTTTTCCAAAAAAGAACGTATAGGTATAATATTTCTGGTGCCTGTTATCCTGATTATTGCTTTTCTCCCCTTTTTTCAAAAACAGCCCGGCCAGGCTAAGCGCTCCTCAGCGGACTCAATATGGCTGGCAACTGCTAATAATCTGCTGGAAAAAAACACAAGCGAACCATCAGCCGGGCCCGATGACCTATCAGCGCCTGTTAGCTCCCATTTCCCTGTCGACAAAACGGCTGGTAGCTACAACAACCCGGCAAAAAGCGTTCTTTTTAATTTTGATCCGAATACCCTGGATGCCGGCGGCTTTACAAAACTGGGGTTAAGGGACAAAACAATCCGCACTCTCATCAACTATCGAAATAAGGGCGGAAAGTTCAGAAAACCGGATGACCTGGCGAAAGTGTATGGACTGCGACAGGAAGAGTTTCAACGATTGAAACCCTACATAACCATCGCAAACAGTACAGGCAGAGGTGATTACTATCACCCAAATAATAACTATAAAAATAGGGATCAGGAGGGATACATATCTTCGGAACGGAAGCCGCGCTATACCCTCAAAATAATCGACATCAATGCTGCAGATATCGCCGGCTTTGAGTCTTTATACGGAATCGGTAATAAACTGGCTTCTAAAATTATCAATTTCAGGGACAAGCTGGGAGGATTTTATTCGGTTGACCAGGTTGGAGAAACCTATGGGATACCAGATTCAACCTTTCAGAAAATAAAGACGCAGTTAAAAGTTGATGGCCGATCCATCAAAAAAATAAACATCAATACAGCTTCCTATGCGGAGCTCAATAATCATCCCTATATAAGTGCGAAACTGGCTTTCCAGATTTTAAAAGAAAGGAAAGAAAAAGGCAATTTCGCGTCTATAGAAGCGGTAAAAGATCTGGCCATGCAACCTACTGATGACTATGACAAGTTTTCAAGATATATTACCGTTGGTAACTGACAATAAGAGATGATAATAAAAGCCCGCAAATTGCTTTGCGGGCCTTCGTGTTAAAGGGCTCTGAAACAGAGGGCTTATACCCTACTTTTTTATTACTGCAACGGCTTTTGAATAAGTGGTAGTTCCATCTTTATCAACCTGGGCTATACGAACATAAGCGATGGGCTGCTCGCCCGTATCGTAAGAGTCCCCGGATTTATTACATGAGACTGAGACAAAAGCTAAAACAATCGCCAATACCGGTGTTGCCCAAAATGCAGTTTTACGTTTAACCGATGGGAATAACATTAAGGCAATAATGACAAGGGCTACTGCCGGGATCATTGCAAAGCCAGATAAAACTATCAACTCCTGCGCTGTTTTACTAAAGCTGTAACTAATGCTGGTATCAGAGTTACCTCCTTCTGCCTTTGAAGCTACCGTGCCCAGCTTCACCCATGTTTTGCCGTCTGCAGAGCCTTCAATTATAAACTCCTTATTATTCGTTTCGGAAATTGTGCTCCAGTCGATCTGCAGGCTATTATTCTGGAAGATGGCGCTAATATTTCCAAAAGTTACCGGAAGAACAGAATTTGAAGTAACAAAAGCACTATATACGTCCAAGCTGTTTCCCACACTTGTCAAGCCGTCAACTGTAAGCCTTACCTCATCAAAATCTTGACTGGTCTGGAAACCGATAATACTCACATCTGGCGCTGTAATCCCGTTAAGTAGTGTAAGCCCCAACGCACTAAGATTTAATAAATTGCTATTAGTAAAAGTTTCAGCAGCCACACCATCATTATAAGTAGTAATTGTTATGCCGGTAAGCAGTCCAACATCTAACAACCCACTACCTCCTTTTACAATAAAGCCCACGTATTCATCGTTCGTAAATGTATGATTCGGTGTCGTAACAGCTAATGAAGCTGAGCTGGCAGCGCCGGCTCCGACAACACTGCTGTTTAAAGTAACGAAATTGTCAGGATCCGCATCTACCAGGTTGTCGAGTGATTCAGAAAATCCGAGAACATTGGCGCCCACGAGCCCGGAGTTGCCTCCGTTCACAGCCACGCCCATACCGTTAGCAGTTGGGTTACCATTGGCCAAAACCGTATAATCTCCCAATGACGGGCTGGGTGCGCAAAAACCTCTTACCACTGCATTATATACATTAATCACCCCAACATTTGCTTCCAGCAAGCCCTGGCCAATATTAAGCCGTATCTCGTCAAATTCGGTTCCGGCAGTTACCAGAAGCCCGATAGTCTGCTTGCTGCCGGCCGTTAATACGGAGGCATTCAGCAAATTAAGCCCGGAAACACTTTGTACCGTAGTGCCATTATTAAGCACTTCTACGCCAAGGCCACTTAATACTCCCAGGCCCAACAAATTCGTATTTTCAATTTCAAAACCCGCAAAATGGCCAACGGGCATGCTACCTTCTAATAATCTTACAGACAGGTAAGCTCCTCCCGCTACACTTAAATTGGTTCCAATGGTAGCAAAATCGGTAGTAGTGCCATTTACAACATTAGCAGAGTTAGATATGCCATTTAAAATACCAGATATATTAGCCGCGGTATTCAACCCACCTGTTAATCCTGTTGCTCCATAACTCGCCACTGCAGGATAAGATGCCTGGGTTAATGTTGCGGGAGTAGCGCAATTGGGCGCCGTGCCAGCTTCAGGCACTAAAATTTCGGCATAATAGATATTCGGCGGAGTTAGTAATGCGCCAAGATCCAGACCAGAAAATGTGATACGCACTCTTCTAAAGTTTGCTGTGGTAACAAAACCGATCCTCTCTCTATCCGTACCCAAGCCCAAGCCCAGCAACTGCGCCGCATTTTTTGTTTCTACTGCCGTTCCGCCACTGGCTGTAGCGTAGGTACTAATCTGGATATTACTTAAAAGGGCGATACTCAAGAGACCTTTATCCACTACAAAACCAACATCAGCCCCTGCTGCAAATCCACCAGAATAGTCAACTTCAACATACCCGTTGCCTACGGCCAGAGGGTTCATTGAGGCAGAATTAGTGGTTGTATTATTATCAATAACATTTCCAGAGCTTAAAAAACCTGACTGCCCTACAGTTAAATTCCCGGCTGTAAACGTACCGCCACCGCCGCCAATAACAATCGGGGTACTGGTGTTAGTTGGAATTTGAGCATAAGCAGACATGGTATTTAGCAAACATAAAAAGGATAGTAGTACAGTAGCTGCCGTACCTAAATAACTGCTCAGGTTTTTAAAGGGTGAGCATTTGAAAACATAGGTTAAATAATGTCCTACGTTCAAAGATGTAATTTTCTTCATAAAAGGGCTTTTAAAATGATAAATCGGGTTTTTTAAGAATATTTTCAGGGCATAAAATATCTCTGCCATCAGATGTCGGGCGACTTCTGGTGTTGCATCTACACCATAGCATGGTACTCCATTGGGGCAGGTTCGACAGTTATAGTGCTCACAAACCTTTAAAGTGTCTAAGGGTAAGAAACCTGCTTCCAAAGGCAAAACATCCAGGTACTACTGCGCAAAGCTTATTTGCCTGAAATATTCAGACGTTGAAAGCCATACCAGTTCCTGATTGCAATTGAGAAGTACCCAATGGCAAAAAGCTACGGCAACGGTCGGTGATGAACGTGCGGATCGAACTTTTTACGGATATGCGACCGTATATGAATAGTTATTAAACTGCATAGTTCAGGTAGGGCCAAACCAGGGGCATTACAAAATTTCCGTGTGAGATCAGCATTCAGTCTCATAACGTATAGGTTTAAAATGAGCGTTATGCGCAAAATTCACTGCCTTTAAAAGAGAAACGGCTACTACACGGGGCTTAATCGCGTTTACAGCCAGCTTATGAACTTTAACGCCTTTTTTCGGGCTTTTAACTTAAAACATTTCCAAACATCCGGAAAACAAAATGAAGTGTAGGACATAGGGCTCCATTTGTTAGGTATTAGGGCTTTATAATACCTGGCGGCTTATTTGGAATACAAATATATCTAAAAGACGCTTATTATAATTAACAATAAAAATATTTATTATTAACTATTTTTATAGACCAATTTATATGCCACAATGCATGTAAAAAAGGCAACCATAGAAATGGTTGCCTCTATAAAATTATAGTGAAAGGAATTAAGCTACTTCAACATCAGCGCCAGCTTCTTTCAACTTAGCTGCGATATCTTCTGCTTCAGCTTTGCTCACGCCTTCTTTAACAGGTTTTGGAGCGCCGTCAACTAATTCTTTCGCTTCTTTCAAACCTAAACCAGTTAAATCTTTAACGATTTTAACAACGTTTAATTTAGAAGCACCACCGCTTTTCAGGATAACGTCAAATGCTGTTTTTTCTTCTACAGCAGCTGCGCCACCACCGTCGCCGGAAACTACTACTGCTGCTGCAGCTGGTTCGATTCCGTATTCAGTTTTTAAGAAATCTGCTAATTCCTGTACTTCTTTTACAGTTAAACCTACCAGGCTTTCTGCTAAATTTTTAATGTCTGCCATTTTTGTTTAATTTTTACCGTCTTCATTTCCCTCAGAAGGATCCGACGGCGGGTTTAAAAAAATTGTACCCCCAACCCCTTAAAAAGGGATGATTTGGGCGGTGATTTATAAAAAGAACTAAATCCTTGTTTGCCAGATTTGAAACGGACCTGCCCTCCCAAATCTGTTGCTGATTACTCAGCTGCAGGTTTTTCATCTGCCGCAGGAGCTTCGGGTGCTGCAGGAGCCTCGGGAGCCGCTTCAGCCGCAGGCGCTGCTTCAGCAGCAACCGGAGCCACATCTCCTTCTGGTTTGTTTTGTAACGCACCAATAACACGCTGAATTGGAGAAAGCAACAAGCCAATAACCTCGCCGATAAGTTCGTTCTTGGTTTTGATTTGTGTTAATGCTTTCAGCTGGTTGTCACCTGCATACAGGTCTCCGTTGATAAAAGCCAGCTTCAATTCTGGTCTTTCAGCTTTAGCTTCGCTACGGAAAGAGCTTAAAATAACAGCTGGTTCTTTGGGATTTTCAGAGAACATTAAAGCCGTTACTTTATGTAAAGAATCATAAACACCTGCATATTTTTCAGCATCCAGAGATTCCAGTGCTTTTTTGATAAGGGTGTTTTTAGCCACTTTCATTTCAACATTTTTATTGAAACAAGCACGGCGTAATTTACTTACCTGCTCTACAGTAAGCGATTCTGTATCGGTTATATAGAAATTGTCGTACTGAGAGAATTTACCTTTCAATACCTCAATTACTTCGTTTTTTTGATCTTTAGTCATTTTATTTCGATTTGACTGTGTTTAAAATTGTTTCGGTTGTTCTACAACCTGATTAGTGAACAAAGCCTTTAGTGTCTAAAGCAATGCCTGGGCTCATAGAGCTTGCCATGCTGATACCTTTTAAATAGGTACCTTTTGCCGTAGAAGGTTTTGCCTTAATGATAGCGTTGATGAACTCCTGTCCGTTCTGAGCGATCTTTTCCGGAGAAAAGCTTACGCGACCGATAGAAGCGTGGATAATACCAGCTTTATCAACCTTAAACGCAATTTTACCACCTTTTACTTCATTCACTGCAGCTGCCACATCGTTGGTAACAGTACCTGTTTTAGGGTTAGGCATCAGGTTACGA belongs to Niabella yanshanensis and includes:
- the rplJ gene encoding 50S ribosomal protein L10 — its product is MTKDQKNEVIEVLKGKFSQYDNFYITDTESLTVEQVSKLRRACFNKNVEMKVAKNTLIKKALESLDAEKYAGVYDSLHKVTALMFSENPKEPAVILSSFRSEAKAERPELKLAFINGDLYAGDNQLKALTQIKTKNELIGEVIGLLLSPIQRVIGALQNKPEGDVAPVAAEAAPAAEAAPEAPAAPEAPAADEKPAAE
- the rpoB gene encoding DNA-directed RNA polymerase subunit beta; protein product: MSATSVKSRVNFGKIKHLAETPDLLEVQIQSFKEFFQLETTPDKRNIEGLFRVFKDNFPITDTRNIFVLEFLDYFIDPPRYSIDECMERGLTYAVPLKAKLRLSCNDEEHVDFQTIVQDVFLGNIPYMTPRGTFVINGAERVVVSQLHRSPGVFFGQSVHPNGTKIYSARVIPFKGAWMEFATDINNVMYAYIDRKKKFPVTTLLRSIGYETDKDILELFGMADEVAGDQKALEAHLGKRLAARVLRTWVEDFVDEDTGEVVSIERNEIVMERDTVLDEEAIETIVDMAIDTVFIQREDVGGDYAIIYNTLNKDTSNSELEAVQFIYRQLRGADAPDNETARGIIDKLFFSDKRYDLGEVGRYKINRKLNIDAPLDQKTLTKLDIIEIIKYLVRLTNGKAEIDDIDHLSNRRVRTVGEQLYAQFGVGLARMARTIRERMNVRDNEVFTPVDLINARTLSSVINSFFGTSQLSQFLDQTNPLSEITHKRRISALGPGGLSRERAGFEVRDVHYSHYGRLCTIETPEGPNIGLISTLCVHATINEMGFIETPYHKVVNGKVDVKKLKFLSAEEEDTAKIAQANTALDADGNFVEEKIESRETGDFPILDKSEVEYMDVAPNQIVGLSASLIPFLEHDDANRALMGSNMQRQAVPLLRPDAPIVGTGLEGKAARDSRIQIHAEGDGVVEFVDATEIHVRYDRDVNAKLVSFEEDLKIYKLTKFIKTNQESCINLMPTVKKGQKVKNGDFLTQGYATQNGELALGKNLKVAFMPWKGYNFEDAIVISERVVKEDMFTSIHISEYELEVRDTKLGEEELTADIPNVSEEATKDLDENGIIRIGAQIKEGDILIGKITPKGESDPTPEEKLLRAIFGDKAGDAKDASLKAPNGVEGVVIGKKLFQRAKKDKNAKVREKAAIEKLDRVHEKNEQDILNVLLEKLGTLLENQTSVGVKNSFDEIVIGRNSKFNAKNLASLDYANINPLGWTTDEKINDQVNTLLHNYSIKFNEELGRYKREKFNISIGDELPAGVLKLAKVYLAVKRKLKVGDKMAGRHGNKGIVAKIVRQEDMPFLEDGSPVDIVLNPLGVPSRMNLGQIYETVLGWAGKNLGVKFATPIFDGASTEEIENYCDEAGIPKFGHTHLYDGETGERFHQKATVGVIYMIKLHHMVDDKMHARSIGPYSLITQQPLGGKAQFGGQRFGEMEVWALEAYGASNILQELLTIKSDDIIGRAKTYESIVKGENVPRAGVPESFNVLVHELRGLGLDLTFE
- the rplL gene encoding 50S ribosomal protein L7/L12; its protein translation is MADIKNLAESLVGLTVKEVQELADFLKTEYGIEPAAAAVVVSGDGGGAAAVEEKTAFDVILKSGGASKLNVVKIVKDLTGLGLKEAKELVDGAPKPVKEGVSKAEAEDIAAKLKEAGADVEVA
- a CDS encoding ComEA family DNA-binding protein, translating into MSLKHTLKESLTFSKKERIGIIFLVPVILIIAFLPFFQKQPGQAKRSSADSIWLATANNLLEKNTSEPSAGPDDLSAPVSSHFPVDKTAGSYNNPAKSVLFNFDPNTLDAGGFTKLGLRDKTIRTLINYRNKGGKFRKPDDLAKVYGLRQEEFQRLKPYITIANSTGRGDYYHPNNNYKNRDQEGYISSERKPRYTLKIIDINAADIAGFESLYGIGNKLASKIINFRDKLGGFYSVDQVGETYGIPDSTFQKIKTQLKVDGRSIKKININTASYAELNNHPYISAKLAFQILKERKEKGNFASIEAVKDLAMQPTDDYDKFSRYITVGN
- a CDS encoding autotransporter outer membrane beta-barrel domain-containing protein, whose product is MKKITSLNVGHYLTYVFKCSPFKNLSSYLGTAATVLLSFLCLLNTMSAYAQIPTNTSTPIVIGGGGGTFTAGNLTVGQSGFLSSGNVIDNNTTTNSASMNPLAVGNGYVEVDYSGGFAAGADVGFVVDKGLLSIALLSNIQISTYATASGGTAVETKNAAQLLGLGLGTDRERIGFVTTANFRRVRITFSGLDLGALLTPPNIYYAEILVPEAGTAPNCATPATLTQASYPAVASYGATGLTGGLNTAANISGILNGISNSANVVNGTTTDFATIGTNLSVAGGAYLSVRLLEGSMPVGHFAGFEIENTNLLGLGVLSGLGVEVLNNGTTVQSVSGLNLLNASVLTAGSKQTIGLLVTAGTEFDEIRLNIGQGLLEANVGVINVYNAVVRGFCAPSPSLGDYTVLANGNPTANGMGVAVNGGNSGLVGANVLGFSESLDNLVDADPDNFVTLNSSVVGAGAASSASLAVTTPNHTFTNDEYVGFIVKGGSGLLDVGLLTGITITTYNDGVAAETFTNSNLLNLSALGLTLLNGITAPDVSIIGFQTSQDFDEVRLTVDGLTSVGNSLDVYSAFVTSNSVLPVTFGNISAIFQNNSLQIDWSTISETNNKEFIIEGSADGKTWVKLGTVASKAEGGNSDTSISYSFSKTAQELIVLSGFAMIPAVALVIIALMLFPSVKRKTAFWATPVLAIVLAFVSVSCNKSGDSYDTGEQPIAYVRIAQVDKDGTTTYSKAVAVIKK